GGGAGGGGGGGCTGAAAGAGAAACACTTTTCCGAAGCGGCCATCGAGGTAATGAAAAGGCAGCAATGGCCGGGCAATGTGAGAGAGCTAAAAAACTTCGTGGAACGGTTGGTCATCCTTGTGCCGGACGACATAATAGACACACCTCATCTGCCTGAAAGTTTCCTGCAAGGTTGTCCAACGCCACAAACGGCCACGGCCCTGGATCAGCCAACTTTCAGACAGGCGAAGGCGGAATTCGAAAAAGAATACCTTCGAAAAAAACTCGAGGAACACAACTGGAATATCTCTCAAACAGCAGAATCAATAGGGCTGGAGCGAAGCCATCTGCACCGCAAGATCAAAGCATATGGGGTTCAGCCGATCATAGGGAGGAAACAGTCTGCAAGCCGTTCACCCTTCTGACACACCGCACCTGTCTCTCGGGCGGCTGTTCCAGATAGCCGTCGCTGTCTAGCAGACGGCGCAGGCATCAGTTGCCAACCTGCTAGGCTGCTGCTCATGCTGCCTGCTACACAGTAAAGAATTATCAGGCGATCAATAACCAACTTCTCCCTGATAGTCGGCATAGCTGAGCTCCTTCTTGAGCCAATCGATATCCGACTTCAGAGTAGCATTCTCTTCTTCTAGAGCCACAATCCTGCTTACGAGCCAATTTATGTCCTCCCGGCACGACTCCGGCACAGCCTGCAACAAACGCTCCTTGATTTCGGTAAGTTTATCGCTTTCCACCTGTCTACCTCCGCTGCCTTCGACCTTTATGCCCCCAGCAGCAAATGAGCAATTATCAAGGCCTTCTTTCGGCTAGTAGAGCTTCTTTTCCTCTTCGATAACATCAATTATCTCATACATTATTCTTGGCAATTTCATCATTACTCTATCCCACGACACAGTCTGAGGCGTCTCATAGAGGTAATTCCCAATTTTCATGCCTGCCTGGCTGATGGCCTGTCCGAGTCCTTTTTCCAGAAAAGGCCTGAACTCCTCATGAGCTGTGACAAAACTCAAAAACCTGTCAGTGAGACGATAAGGCGAGATTAACAGATCTCCTGCGTTGAGTATGGCATCTTTGAATACTGTCCGTACAATAGATTCCTCCATATTACGGTCGTAGGTAAGACCTGAAAAAGCTGCGTTGTCGGCGTACATCTTGATGAGGTTGTCGGCCACATCCAGGTAGGTTAGAGTGAGATCTCGAATAAAGTAGTCAGAAATCTCCAGTCCTTCCCCTATCACCAAAGCATTCAACAAAGTGGTAACAATATCCACTCCCATCTTGTGCAGTCCCTGGCTGCGATCAGCTTCAGACACTGGCTGGTGTTTATGGTCGAAGGGCCCTTCACAAATCTCCACCTGTGCTATGGTGCTCGCCTTGCGATACACTTCAATGAGAGTAAAAATCTCGACTCCCCAGTTGGTGGCAAAATGCATCCGCCGCAGCAGGCTGTTGTCGAAGACAACCTCGCCAGAAAGCTGGTAGTGAAAATTGAGAAGGAAATCCACTATTCTCAAAACCTTCACCTCCTGGGTGTCTGTGAATTTCCTCTTCAAAGCTATCAGCAGCGGATCGAGGAGCAGTCTTTTTGCTCTGCCATAGAGGGTGTTTCCCTTCAGACGAGCATAGAATGCTTTGGAAAACTGGTAATTGAGGGCCACGGCGGGATAGAAGAGCCTGTCCAGTTGACGGCGATGAAACGTCCTGATATCCGCATCTATGACGCCAATGCATTGTGCACCGAGGGCAAGGGCAATGCCAAAAGAAAGAAACATGTTTCTGCCTTTGCCCATTTGATTAACTCCAAAACCTGCTTCGGAAAGCCTTGCGTAAATGCCAGAAAAGCCTGGGCCGTTGTTGTGCTGAATGAGGAAGTTTCTGAGTCCACAGGATCTGAGAATTTCGCCGAGCTGTTTGGCCTCAGCGTCACTGGCATTGTCGAGTCCAAAAATTATGGAAGAAAGGTATTTTACTTCTTTAAGGTGCTTGATTATGTTGTCAAACACGGGGCGATTTTCTTCATCTGTAAACTCACTGGCGAGCATTGGCACCACCAACACAGCTTTTTTCCATTTAGAATGAAAACGGAGCTGTGCTTTCATATCACGGGGGTTCTGTCTTCTCAGCAGGTGAAAGCTGGTAATCTTCGTATGTTTCTGGGCAAATAAGGACATTTTCTTCTCTTTTCTTTTTCTGGAGTTCCAGTGATTGAAGACAACTATATCTTTACCTTACTAAATTCCCCATGCTTGCACAACCTCTCAGGCATGCCTGGCCTTTCTCTCTTTTTCATTGTCAACCACGTACATGGCCGCCCTTTCATCCAATCGTCGATGCGCAACGGCTGGCAAGCCCGTATCAGTTGCTGGCTCATGTGAACCGGCTTATGCGGTTATCGCTTGATGGCAGCACGCTAATCGGCAACTGTAAAGCAAAAGGAATGCGGCGATAGGGGTGTCAGATAAGGTTTTTTCTCTCTGGCGTTACATTGACCTGGAGACGTGGCCGCAGGACGAAACGGGCCTCGTAACCCTGGCCGTAGCCGAGCTCCTCTAAATGAGTTGTCGGTGGCTCCGAATGTTCTTTGCTCCGCAGGCATTCCTGCCGTTACACTTGGAGGTTTTTTCCATGAGTTCTCCCGACCAAGTGGATTGGCCGAAAGCCGTGGCCGCCAGCCGAAACAGGCCTCGTAGCCCTGGCCGTAGCCGATAATCCCAGCAACGCCTCCTAATATTGCAAAGAAGCCAGGAGAGATTCGTAATTGTAGATCAGCCTTGGGCGCGATTCACCTTGACTCAGACGCACACTTTTCTCATTGCCGCAGAAAAGTACAGTTTGAAACCCATGAATTTGCGCTGCCTGTATATCATTTTCTTCATCGTTGCCAACCACCAGAGTTTCTTCCGGACCTATACCATGGGCCAACAGGGTCGTTCGCACCAGGCGAAAAAAGTGGGGCTCAGGCTTGGCAAAGCCGAGCCTGTAAGAAAGAAAGACAAAAGGCGCTTCAAAGAGTTCTTCACAGGCAATGCCAAGAGCACGAGCCAGAATGGGCATGGTATAGAACTGCGAGTTGGAGACTATGCCCAGTCTCAGACCCATGCTTCTCAGCCGTCTCAAGGTCTCTGCCACTCCGGCAAACGGTCTCACAGGATTGGCAATCATTTCCCGATAGGCTGCCAGAGTTCTAGGTCTATTGACTGCAGGGTCTCCTCCCGCCCGGGTGATCATGGCCTCCCAGATCCTGTCCACCAGAACCTCGGCATGGCCAATGCCTTTCTGCCGCATGTCTTCGTGCTCAGCAGCAATGGCTTCAAAAAACAACTGATGCCAGAGTCTGCCCGTTTCTCTGGAAAAACCAAAACGGTTCGCCGTTTGCACAAAGCTGTCTTCGCTTGTGCTCTGCCGCCTCTGGTCGTCGAGATCTCCCAGGACAGAACAGACAAGGGTGCCATAGACGTCGAAGAGCACTGCTCTGGGTCGGGGTGCCATGCGAAGACTCTTGTGTATACTGCTTGTGGCTGCGGCTGCAGGCATGGGAAATTCTTCCAGTATGGACAGCACTTCTTGCATCACCAGTCTCCCATGAGAGGTCTATGATATTGCGGAGAAAAATAGAGTTCCACGAGGCGGTCGCTCACGTCATCGGGCACCTGCCTCACACCTTGCCTGTGAAAAAGAGTTTCAAAAGTTCGGCTGAGACGTTGAGCATGAGCTTCCAGGCCGTACTGTTCCTGGAGTCTGCCAGCAAAGTCCGCTGGGAATATTACCGGTCTGGCAGCGTCTGGATTGAGAAAGCAAAGTTCTCGTATAAAGGAGGGATCTCGCAAGCGACGTGCCAGGAAAAGCTGTCCTTCCAGATCTAGAAAGCTCAAGTCTACTGTGTCGCCCTGGTAAAGCGCCTCAATCTCTGCGGCAAATTTCTCTATGGCAGCCTGGGCCATGCCCAACTGCCTGCTGCACTGCCTGGCAAATCTGGTCCCCTTGTCTGCCAGGGTCTGCCTAATCTTTCTAGGGGCAGGAACCATAAAATTCTCATAAAGACTGCCAGCTGGAAAACCTGCGCCTCTAAAATCTTCTGTAACATCAGAAAGATTCCGCCCGAGCAAAGGCCTGCCTCGATTAGGCCCCTCCAGAAAAGCAAAGCCAAAACCCTCCAGAAACGAGGTGGTCACCACTGCAGCTGAGCCATAGAGAAGGTCATCCATACTGAAGCTTGTGCCAACGAGATTGTGGCCGAAACCAACCACAGCCGCATGGCCTTCACTTCTGATAAACGCTTTCACCGCCTCGGCATAGGGCTTCTCAGGGGCCGAGTTGGCATCCAAAGTCACCAGCAGTTGCACGGGCTCCTTAGCCATAGCAGCAAGAAACAGCGCTTCAATCACATTCTTGCGGCGAATGAGTCGAATTGGCATAGTCCACCACTGTCGTTCCGAATGAAATCTATACCCGTGAACACGAGCATATTCTTCTAGCTTGGCAGCAATAGCCTCCCTGCTACATTGGCGTCCTCCTTTGCTCAAGGCAATGGGGTTGGGAAGGTGACTCACTACCTCGCTGGGGATGCCAGCACTTATCAGCTTTCTGTAATCACCAGAGTTGAGAACTGCAAAGGCTACATTGTCGCTTACCGGGTAGATCTGCCGCAAGCCACCCTCTTGCCAACAGAGCCGCAACCGCTTGAGATTCTGCAGCCGACCGCATTCAGCAAAATCGTGAATATGGTAGAGGAATCGAAAAGGCCCATCTAGCCTTGCTGCTTTCTCGACAGCTGCAAAAATGGCAGCTGTCAGCAAAGGATTCTTGCCCAGCGTAGGATTGTGCACCCAGTAGAGGCTCGAGCCTCTAGCCTGCGCCAGCAGCCAGCGAGCCAGTTCAGCGGCAGCATCCTGAAAACTCTGGCGATCTGACCATGGACCATCATTGTAGTCAAGCCTGCTGTCTACCTTAACATCTATCTGAAGGCCCAGAGATGCCAGAGAGGAGACAAAACTCTTTACTCCGCTGTTTCGGCCCACAAGCAACTGCAGGGAACGCCCAGCAAACCAGCCTGCCTGCGCCAGAGCAGCGAGACTAGAATGCAGCACAGAGCGCACGCCGCCAGGAAGCATGTGGTAGTGCATGACAATCAGTGTTTCAGGTTCCGTTCTCTGCACCTTCTTCCCTCCTTTTTTGGCAACCTGATGGTACCATACCAGCGGCCAACCATCCAGCAGCCCGAGCATAAGCCAAGCCAAGAAACCAGCGAGGCACCCCGAAGCTCCCCTTGCTTCATCGGTATCTACCCCCTAAAAGCCGGCAAATCCACAGGCAGAGGTGCCTGGCAGGAAGGCCTGCTCCGCAGTCATTCCTGCCATCACACCATGAGGTTTTTCCCCATGAGTTCTCCCGGCCAAGTGGATTGACCGAGAGCCGTGGCCGCCAGCCGAAACGGGCCTCGTAACCCTGGCCGTAGCCGAGGACCCTCTATGAACAAACTCTACTGGCATGGATGTTGAATATTATTTGGAGGTGTGCTAAAGGGTACTCCGCGTTGAGTTGATAAAACAGATGCACCAGTTTGACATCGGACGGGATAAAGCATGAACACAGGGAAAAACATTGGGTTTGTTTCTACACGGTTTGCTGGAACAGACGGAGTTTCTCTCGAAGCCAAAAAGTGGGCTGAGGTACTGGAACGAAGCGGCCATCACTGCTACTGGTTTGCTGGTGAACTGGACCGTGACCCTGACAGGAGCTTCAAAGTAGAGGAGGCTCACTTCGAACACGAGACTGTCAGCTGGGTCCAGGAAAGAGCCTTTGGCAGAAAGGGACGCAAGGCTCCCCTCACCGAGATGATTCATGCCCTTCGCAGTCTCCTCAAAGTTCGCCTCTACGATTTTGTGGAAAAATTCTCCATTGATCTGCTAGTGGCGGAGAACTCTTTGACGATACCGATGCACATCGCTCTCGGCCTCGCCCTGACCGAGGTCATCGCAGAAACCGAAATCCCCACCATTGCACACCACCACGACTTCTACTGGGAGAGAATCCGTTTTTCAGTAACCGCCGTGCATGACTACCTGCAGATGGCCTTCCCGCCGAATCTGCCCAATATCCAGCATGTGGTAATCAACACCTCGGCACAGGAAGAACTTGCCCTGCGTACCGGGATTTCATCCACTGTCATTCCAAATGTTCTCGACTTCGCCCACCCGCCTCAGGTGGATGAAGAGTACACTGCCAATTTCCGCCGCGAAATTGGCCTGGCCGAAGGCGACATTATGATCTTGCAGCCGACCCGCATTGTGCAGCGCAAGGGCATCGAGCACGCCATTGAATTGGTGCGGGAATTGGGAGACCCGAAATACAAGCTCGTCATATCACACGAGGCAGGTGACGAGGGATATGATTATGCAAACTGGCTCACTGACTACGCCCGTGAGCAGCACGTTGATCTGCGGCTGATTTCCTGCCGCATTGCCAACCGGCGGCATGTGGATACCAATGGAGAAAAACGCTACACGCTGTGGGATGTATATCCCCACGCCGACTTTATTACCTATCCCAGCATTTACGAGGGCTTTGGCAACGCCTTCCTGGAAGCAGTCTATTTCAGGAAGCCATTGCTTATCAACAGATATTCTGTCTTTGTCCGCGACATTGAACCGCAGGGATTCGACTTCATTGTCATGGACGGCTTTCTCACCAAAAAGGTCATTCGTCAGGTTCGCGAGGTCCTGGAAAATCCTCACCTTCTCACCAAGATGGTCAATCACAACTACGAGGTTGCCAAAAGACACTACTCGTACGAGGTCCTCAGAAAACGGCTGAACTTCCTGCTCACCAACTTCTTTGGCATCGATCTTTGAGCCGAGGTGTTCAGCAGCCGCCCCATGGCCCCATATATCAGCATTCTGGCGGCTGCCATCTCTCTTGCCTCAACTGGCTCCAGGCAGCTGAATGCTGTTGAGAAGCAAGCCCGCATCACTGCAGCCAAATCCTGCGGCTGAGGCGAAAGAGATGTCTGAACTGCTCATCTTTGCCACCTGACAGTCACCACGAAGGGTATCGAGGGAGGCGCTCGAGCAATTCTACCAGTGCCCAAAGCCCTGCTCCATGACTTCCCGCTCAGGACAGAGGCTGCCCCTGCCTCTTGACGAGTCAGTCCACGGTTCTCGCCTCCAGCCATTTGCGCCGGGCACACCGGGTCAACAATGCTTTTACACGGCGGCTGGAAAATGATAATTTGAGAATGCAGGCATTGTTTTCCCCCAAATACAGCATGCTGCATGCCAACCTCTGAAGGAGTTCAGGGTTGGCAACCGCAGCAAGAGTTAGCTGGCAGAAAGGAGAAGAGTCCATGGACCGTACATTGTTCTTTGCAGTGGATGGTTCAGAAAACACCATGCAGGCCCTGGACAATGTGGGACGCGCCTTTCTGGACACTGATATTCATCTGTGTCTCTTTCACGCCGTGCCGGAAAGCGCTGCCCTGTATCCCGGCGAACTTTCCACCATAAGCGGGGAACCTTCTGAGCTGGCACAACATCAACAACGCCTCGCCAATACTGTATTGGAACGGGCTGTGCAACTGCTGCTGCAATTGGGTTACAATCGCTCACGTCTCCACACTGAAGCTGCACACCGCAGTGCAGATCCTGCCCAGGATATCCTCGGCTTCACTGAAAAAAGACCATATACTGCTGTGGTTTTGGCCCGGAAGGGACGATCGCTGGTCAAGCGGTTCCTGGTGGGAAGCACCACCACCAAGGTCTGCCAGTATGGCCAGGGGCGGCATATATGGGCGGTTGGCACTGCCCCTCTGCAACCGCCTCGTGTACTCGCGGCCATAGACGAATCATCCTATGCTGAACGGCTTATCACCCAT
The nucleotide sequence above comes from Deltaproteobacteria bacterium. Encoded proteins:
- a CDS encoding HAD family hydrolase → MQEVLSILEEFPMPAAAATSSIHKSLRMAPRPRAVLFDVYGTLVCSVLGDLDDQRRQSTSEDSFVQTANRFGFSRETGRLWHQLFFEAIAAEHEDMRQKGIGHAEVLVDRIWEAMITRAGGDPAVNRPRTLAAYREMIANPVRPFAGVAETLRRLRSMGLRLGIVSNSQFYTMPILARALGIACEELFEAPFVFLSYRLGFAKPEPHFFRLVRTTLLAHGIGPEETLVVGNDEENDIQAAQIHGFQTVLFCGNEKSVRLSQGESRPRLIYNYESLLASLQY
- a CDS encoding glycosyltransferase family 4 protein → MNTGKNIGFVSTRFAGTDGVSLEAKKWAEVLERSGHHCYWFAGELDRDPDRSFKVEEAHFEHETVSWVQERAFGRKGRKAPLTEMIHALRSLLKVRLYDFVEKFSIDLLVAENSLTIPMHIALGLALTEVIAETEIPTIAHHHDFYWERIRFSVTAVHDYLQMAFPPNLPNIQHVVINTSAQEELALRTGISSTVIPNVLDFAHPPQVDEEYTANFRREIGLAEGDIMILQPTRIVQRKGIEHAIELVRELGDPKYKLVISHEAGDEGYDYANWLTDYAREQHVDLRLISCRIANRRHVDTNGEKRYTLWDVYPHADFITYPSIYEGFGNAFLEAVYFRKPLLINRYSVFVRDIEPQGFDFIVMDGFLTKKVIRQVREVLENPHLLTKMVNHNYEVAKRHYSYEVLRKRLNFLLTNFFGIDL
- a CDS encoding universal stress protein encodes the protein MDRTLFFAVDGSENTMQALDNVGRAFLDTDIHLCLFHAVPESAALYPGELSTISGEPSELAQHQQRLANTVLERAVQLLLQLGYNRSRLHTEAAHRSADPAQDILGFTEKRPYTAVVLARKGRSLVKRFLVGSTTTKVCQYGQGRHIWAVGTAPLQPPRVLAAIDESSYAERLITHLAENFASLAGASFTLCHIMPAKPPGYWDDGHILDDNERAERQAVVARWRTAYENKLRSLFVRARELLQRGGAHEGNIHERMQTQMSGVARDILAELKRGRYNVLALGRRGTSTANEFSLGSCVAKLLQSPSKCTLVLVN